Proteins co-encoded in one Bacillus infantis NRRL B-14911 genomic window:
- a CDS encoding YycC family protein, translating into MKPLQISPETAIKLAEKLNVPLEQIMHMPQHILIQKMMELEKKN; encoded by the coding sequence ATGAAGCCATTGCAGATTTCCCCCGAAACGGCAATCAAGCTTGCCGAGAAGCTCAATGTTCCACTAGAGCAAATCATGCACATGCCCCAGCATATTTTAATACAGAAGATGATGGAACTTGAAAAAAAGAATTGA
- the yqiS gene encoding phosphate butyryltransferase: protein MRLSSLIEKAAGNRKQTVAVAAAEDHEVMDAVAEAAKRNLAHFKLFGDGEAIEELIYNRNLAAAGGRIEVIHARTAEAAAEMAVRAVSQKEASVLMKGNLSTSIILKAVLNKDYGLRTGSVLSHAAVFEVPGYDRLIIITDAAMNIAPDLKQKEQIINNTVKIARSIGIDNPKVAPIAAVETVNPSMQATLDAAALAMMNKRGQIRNCIVDGPLALDNAISPAAAEHKGISSEVAGNADILLVPAIETGNALYKSLMYFAGAKVGAVIAGAKAPIVLTSRADSADSKLNSLALALCSASS from the coding sequence TTGAGGTTGAGCTCGCTCATAGAAAAAGCAGCAGGAAACAGAAAACAGACAGTCGCAGTTGCCGCAGCAGAAGACCATGAAGTAATGGACGCAGTAGCGGAAGCGGCCAAGCGCAATTTGGCTCATTTTAAATTATTCGGCGACGGAGAAGCAATTGAAGAACTGATCTATAATAGAAATCTTGCGGCTGCGGGTGGAAGGATAGAAGTTATCCATGCACGAACAGCAGAAGCAGCAGCTGAAATGGCTGTAAGGGCAGTAAGCCAAAAAGAAGCCAGTGTGCTGATGAAAGGCAATCTTTCAACTTCGATCATATTAAAAGCAGTGCTTAATAAAGATTATGGGCTTAGAACGGGCAGTGTCCTTTCCCATGCAGCTGTTTTTGAAGTGCCTGGCTACGACAGGCTCATCATCATTACGGATGCAGCCATGAATATTGCGCCGGATTTGAAGCAGAAAGAGCAAATCATTAATAATACAGTCAAGATTGCGAGAAGCATAGGCATCGACAATCCAAAGGTGGCTCCGATTGCTGCCGTTGAAACGGTCAATCCTTCTATGCAGGCAACTTTGGATGCTGCCGCTCTGGCCATGATGAATAAAAGGGGCCAGATCAGAAACTGCATTGTTGACGGCCCGCTTGCACTGGATAATGCAATCTCGCCAGCGGCAGCCGAGCATAAAGGAATCAGCAGCGAAGTTGCAGGAAATGCAGATATACTGCTTGTCCCTGCTATTGAGACAGGCAATGCTTTATATAAATCGCTTATGTATTTCGCAGGTGCAAAGGTCGGGGCAGTCATTGCAGGCGCCAAAGCGCCGATCGTCCTGACATCACGGGCTGATTCGGCAGATAGCAAGCTGAACTCACTCGCTTTGGCCCTTTGCTCTGCATCATCTTAA
- a CDS encoding DUF2627 domain-containing protein produces the protein MIRIAALVVLLIPGFIAAIGVKLMRDMVFGILQSPFPYLWLQFLAGLLFFLLGLGFVAGFILYRDRKRNKVQDRFRRERIQAKKAD, from the coding sequence ATGATAAGAATCGCTGCATTAGTTGTTTTATTGATACCCGGCTTTATTGCTGCCATTGGTGTTAAACTGATGAGGGATATGGTATTTGGCATTCTCCAAAGCCCTTTCCCCTATTTATGGCTTCAATTCCTGGCCGGCCTGCTTTTCTTTTTGCTGGGGCTGGGGTTTGTCGCCGGCTTCATACTGTACCGCGACCGAAAAAGGAATAAGGTGCAGGACCGTTTTAGAAGAGAGAGGATCCAGGCTAAAAAGGCTGATTGA
- a CDS encoding sigma-54 interaction domain-containing protein: MQTVMIVGAGKGGTAILRLLRETAVLDVSAVVDINDNAPGIQLARLEGIRTGPDWREYIKEDPDIIIEVTGEEKVFIDLREARSKNTVLIPGSVAFLISKLLEEKEELIEEFKNETYKHDLIFNSTDDGMVVVNGEGRIILFNRSAERMTGIPGGKAIGKHVLDVIPGSCLPRVLETKRTELNQELVLANGLEIITTRIPMIGEKGELIGAFSVFKDITEVVNLAEEITNLKEIQTMLQAIIQSSDEAISVVDENGKGLLINPAYTRITGLTEEQVIGQPATADISEGESVHMKVLQSRRAVRGAAMRVGPGKKEVVVNVAPVIVDGKLKGSVGVIHDMSEIKSLNRELTRARQIIRTLEAKYSFEDIIGTSEEMTLAIEQAKLGAKTPATILLRGESGTGKELFAHAIHNASGRKYNKFIRVNCAALSETLLESELFGYEEGAFSGAKRGGKRGLFEEAHNGSIFLDEIGEMTANTQAKLLRVLQENEITRVGGTKPIPINVRIIAATNVNLEKGIAAGTFREDLYYRINRMPIHIPPLRNRKQDIPQLCSRLIQKINQEYGRNVDKASEEAISALMSYDWPGNVRELDNILGRAIIFMGYHETEIEVRHLPEMILKQHKGETPASSVPEEYGGNDAPLAELVENFEASMIKRALDKHNGNKTAAAKSLGLSVRNLYYKLEKYNLANNGVQ; the protein is encoded by the coding sequence ATGCAGACAGTTATGATAGTCGGTGCCGGAAAAGGCGGAACGGCCATTTTGCGGCTCCTGAGAGAAACGGCGGTCCTTGATGTATCGGCAGTTGTCGATATCAATGACAATGCTCCGGGAATCCAGCTTGCACGCCTGGAAGGGATTCGGACCGGTCCCGATTGGAGAGAATACATAAAAGAAGATCCAGATATCATCATTGAAGTGACGGGTGAAGAGAAGGTTTTTATCGATCTCAGGGAAGCACGGTCGAAAAATACAGTGCTTATTCCCGGAAGTGTAGCCTTTCTTATCAGCAAGCTGCTTGAGGAAAAAGAAGAGCTTATTGAGGAATTCAAAAATGAAACATATAAGCATGACCTGATTTTCAATTCTACGGACGATGGAATGGTCGTTGTCAATGGAGAAGGCCGGATCATCCTCTTTAATCGAAGCGCCGAAAGGATGACAGGCATCCCAGGCGGAAAGGCAATCGGAAAACACGTACTTGATGTGATACCAGGCAGCTGCCTTCCGAGGGTACTGGAAACGAAAAGGACAGAGCTGAATCAGGAGCTTGTGCTTGCGAATGGACTGGAAATCATAACGACCAGGATACCGATGATTGGGGAAAAGGGAGAGCTGATCGGTGCGTTCTCTGTTTTTAAGGATATTACCGAAGTAGTCAATCTCGCCGAAGAAATCACAAACCTGAAAGAAATACAAACCATGCTCCAGGCTATCATCCAATCAAGCGATGAAGCGATTTCGGTGGTGGATGAAAATGGAAAGGGGCTGCTGATCAATCCGGCTTATACAAGGATCACTGGACTGACAGAGGAGCAGGTAATCGGACAGCCGGCAACGGCAGATATTTCTGAAGGAGAAAGTGTACATATGAAGGTCCTTCAGTCGAGAAGGGCAGTAAGGGGGGCGGCGATGAGAGTCGGCCCCGGCAAAAAGGAAGTGGTTGTCAATGTCGCTCCGGTAATTGTGGACGGCAAGCTGAAGGGCAGCGTAGGTGTCATCCATGATATGTCAGAAATCAAAAGCCTGAACAGGGAACTTACTAGGGCACGGCAAATTATCCGTACGCTTGAAGCAAAATATTCTTTTGAGGATATTATCGGCACATCCGAAGAAATGACATTGGCGATTGAGCAGGCAAAGCTGGGGGCTAAAACGCCGGCAACCATTCTTCTCAGGGGAGAGTCCGGAACGGGCAAGGAATTGTTTGCCCATGCCATCCACAATGCTAGCGGGAGAAAATACAATAAATTTATAAGGGTCAATTGTGCGGCCTTGTCGGAAACCCTGCTGGAAAGCGAGCTTTTTGGCTACGAGGAGGGCGCCTTTTCCGGCGCCAAACGGGGAGGGAAGCGCGGCCTGTTTGAAGAGGCCCATAACGGCAGCATTTTCCTCGATGAAATTGGCGAAATGACAGCCAATACACAGGCCAAGCTGCTAAGGGTGCTGCAGGAGAATGAGATCACAAGAGTTGGCGGCACTAAGCCGATTCCGATAAATGTAAGGATCATTGCTGCGACCAATGTAAATCTGGAAAAGGGGATTGCTGCCGGCACTTTCCGTGAGGATTTATATTACCGGATAAACAGGATGCCGATACATATTCCTCCTTTAAGGAATAGAAAGCAGGATATTCCACAGCTCTGCAGCAGGCTGATCCAGAAGATCAATCAGGAATATGGGCGCAATGTCGATAAGGCTTCGGAAGAGGCTATATCAGCACTTATGTCCTATGACTGGCCGGGCAATGTAAGGGAACTGGATAATATTCTGGGGCGCGCCATTATTTTTATGGGCTATCATGAAACGGAAATTGAAGTAAGGCATCTTCCTGAAATGATTTTGAAGCAGCATAAGGGTGAAACGCCAGCAAGTTCAGTTCCGGAAGAATATGGCGGGAATGACGCCCCGCTTGCCGAGCTTGTCGAAAACTTTGAAGCCTCCATGATTAAAAGGGCCCTGGATAAGCATAATGGCAATAAAACGGCAGCTGCCAAAAGCCTGGGATTGTCTGTCCGGAATTTGTATTATAAGCTTGAAAAATATAACCTTGCAAATAATGGCGTGCAATAA